A genomic window from Solanum dulcamara chromosome 11, daSolDulc1.2, whole genome shotgun sequence includes:
- the LOC129873920 gene encoding uncharacterized protein LOC129873920: MDQILHNAFFLIIIVSIFSSKPHGRDLRPSEHGLPSSYPTEKSTDPQLHSFFAGSGDKTPSSLPEARNLTWWDNSGDQMSHEGNQKDHVREALLVSSLVCGAAGVVLLAVSAAVFVVRLRKRTSQREMSLSTLGSTSLPNVVNK, encoded by the coding sequence ATGGATCAAATTTTACACAACGCTTTCTTCCTTATCATCATCGTTTCCATTTTTTCCTCCAAACCACACGGCAGAGATCTCCGTCCATCGGAGCACGGCTTACCATCGTCATATCCGACTGAAAAATCCACAGATCCACAATTGCATTCATTCTTCGCCGGCTCCGGAGATAAAACGCCATCTTCATTACCGGAGGCGAGGAACTTGACGTGGTGGGATAATTCCGGCGATCAAATGTCACATGAGGGCAACCAAAAAGATCACGTGAGAGAGGCGCTATTGGTATCCAGCTTGGTTTGTGGAGCAGCCGGCGTCGTTTTGCTCGCCGTTTCCGCAGCTGTTTTCGTCGTTAGGTTACGAAAGAGAACAAGCCAAAGAGAAATGTCATTGTCAACGTTAGGGTCCACCTCACTACCTAACGTCGTCAATAAGTGA